A region of Chelonoidis abingdonii isolate Lonesome George chromosome 8, CheloAbing_2.0, whole genome shotgun sequence DNA encodes the following proteins:
- the LOC116834249 gene encoding cell adhesion molecule CEACAM1-like: MHRETLHEMLFTFLLYLACLLPEVTMDQKTKEVYCRFNTTVLLMGTNLNASSVFNVEWRAQLNGREKVSILTYSPGSNISYINESYRKRVVFSHTNFSLTIHYVALSDEGVYTLTIQLLNKQQQIYGTRVTVIIPVSNVHITSETSAPHQGKNITLNCLGTAGNAMSYSWQKCTQPLPIGNRTILSKDNASLTLINIQQSDIGTYRCVAQNVLSSGHKDFILQLCAETGVSPWRSYGIYGYPGYLGYATVIFYIFSWVKRTRSSKGQSKGQSGTSTSTLPLNC; this comes from the exons ATGCACCGGGAAACTCTGCATGAAATGCTGTTTACTTTTCTGCTCTATCTTGCTTGCCTTCTACCTG AGGTCACGATGGACCAAAAGACTAAAGAAGTCTATTGTCGCTTCAACACCACAGTACTGCTGATGGGGACCAATCTGAATGCTTCTTCAGTCTTTAATGTGGAGTGGCGTGCACAGCTAAATGGAAGAGAAAAGGTCTCCATCCTAACATACTCACCCGGCTCCAACATCAGCTATATTAATGAAAGTTACAGGAAGAGAGTTGTCTTTTCTCATACCAACTTTTCCTTGACTATTCATTATGTGGCTTTAAGCGACGAAGGAGTCTATACGCTGACCATCCAGCTGCTTAACAAGCAGCAACAGATCTACGGGACAAGAGTCACAGTGATCA TACCTGTATCAAACGTGCACATCACCAGTGAGACATCTGCTCCTCATCAGGGGAAAAACATCACTTTGAATTGCCTGGGGACAGCAGGAAATGCCATGTCCTACTCCTGGCAGAAATGCACCCAGCCTTTGCCAATTGGAAACCGCACCATCCTGTCTAAGGACAACGCATCCCTGACCCTCATTAACATACAGCAATCCGACATTGGGACTTACAGATGTGTGGCCCAGAATGTACTCAGCTCTGGGCATAAAGACTTCATcttgcagctctgtgctgagacTG GTGTCTCTCCCTGGCGGAGCTATGGCATTTACGGGTACCCTGGCTATCTGGGCTATGCTACTGTCATCTTCTACATCTTCAGCTGGGTGAAAAGGACCAGGAGCTCCAAAGGCCAGTCCAAAGGCCAGTCAGGTACCAGTACCTCCACCTTGCCCCTAAACTGCTGA